The following coding sequences lie in one Rothia sp. SD9660Na genomic window:
- a CDS encoding nucleotidyltransferase domain-containing protein gives MTASADSLRLQKLIADNSDAIGAIFRKYGATNPRLFGSVARGDAHAQSDIDIMVDIDDTKGATIMKLAGISESLRRLLGVRVDVVTSTVVREKISAEAKKDLVTICPKISLKPPPP, from the coding sequence ATGACAGCCAGCGCAGACTCACTGAGACTACAGAAACTCATTGCTGATAACAGCGACGCTATCGGCGCAATCTTCCGCAAGTATGGAGCCACCAACCCCAGGCTTTTCGGTTCAGTCGCACGCGGGGACGCCCATGCACAGAGCGACATCGACATCATGGTCGACATTGACGACACCAAAGGCGCAACCATCATGAAACTCGCTGGAATTTCAGAATCACTCAGACGGCTCTTAGGCGTCAGGGTAGACGTTGTTACCTCCACAGTTGTGCGAGAGAAAATCTCAGCAGAAGCCAAGAAAGACCTAGTCACCATCTGCCCAAAGATTTCCCTTAAGCCACCTCCGCCGTAG
- a CDS encoding class I SAM-dependent DNA methyltransferase — protein sequence MAIAISGETKSRIDRIWNDFWSGGISNPLEVIEQMTYLLFIRRLDDAQTRAEKKARLTGRPVENPVFGEGQELLRWQNFKNQDPQVMFDLMNSGIFPFLRNLGSQVGGEASTYSQHMKDATFRIPSPALLAKVVDQLDAIALDDLDTSGDLYEYMLSKLATSGTNGQFRTPRHIIELMVAMMAPDVEDVIVDPACGTAGFLVAAAEWVRENRDPFTSAKHREHFHGGMFHGYDFDSTMLRIGSMNMMLHGVNNPDIRYRDSLSEGASEDAEKYSLILANPPFAGSLDYEATSQDLLKVAKTKKTELLFLALFLKLLKPGGRAAVIVPDGVLFGSSKAHKDVRRALVEDQKLDAVVKLPSGVFKPYAGVSTAILFFTKTNSGGTDEVWFFDVEADGFSLDDKRNPVEANDLPEVLKRWANRDGAERERARTEKSFTVPKSEIVEQGYDLSINRYKELVFEEVAYRSPEEIIAELEQTQREIGEHIEQLKKVMGL from the coding sequence ATGGCTATTGCAATCTCGGGCGAGACTAAATCGCGTATTGATCGTATTTGGAATGATTTTTGGTCGGGTGGTATTTCTAACCCGCTAGAGGTTATTGAGCAGATGACCTATCTGCTGTTTATTCGTCGTTTGGATGATGCGCAGACTCGTGCTGAGAAGAAGGCTCGGCTGACTGGCCGCCCGGTGGAAAACCCGGTGTTTGGTGAGGGTCAGGAGCTGTTGCGGTGGCAGAATTTTAAGAATCAGGACCCGCAGGTCATGTTTGACCTGATGAATTCTGGGATTTTCCCCTTTTTACGAAACTTGGGGAGCCAGGTGGGTGGCGAGGCGTCCACTTATTCGCAGCATATGAAGGACGCTACTTTCCGTATTCCCTCCCCTGCCTTGTTGGCTAAGGTTGTTGACCAGTTAGACGCGATTGCTCTCGATGATCTTGATACGAGTGGTGACTTGTATGAGTACATGCTGTCGAAATTGGCTACGTCGGGTACTAATGGCCAGTTCCGCACTCCGCGTCACATTATTGAGTTGATGGTGGCGATGATGGCTCCTGATGTTGAGGATGTCATTGTGGATCCTGCTTGCGGTACGGCTGGTTTTTTGGTGGCGGCTGCTGAGTGGGTGCGTGAGAATCGTGACCCGTTTACGAGTGCGAAGCACCGGGAGCATTTCCATGGGGGTATGTTCCACGGGTATGACTTTGATTCGACCATGTTGCGTATTGGGTCGATGAATATGATGTTGCACGGGGTGAATAACCCTGATATTCGCTACCGTGATTCTTTGAGTGAGGGTGCTAGCGAGGACGCCGAGAAGTATTCCTTGATTCTGGCGAATCCGCCGTTTGCGGGGAGCTTGGATTATGAGGCGACGAGTCAGGATTTGTTGAAGGTCGCTAAGACGAAGAAGACTGAGCTGTTGTTTTTGGCTCTGTTTTTGAAGTTGTTGAAGCCTGGTGGGCGGGCTGCGGTGATTGTGCCGGATGGTGTTTTGTTTGGGTCGTCGAAGGCGCATAAGGACGTTCGCCGCGCCTTGGTTGAGGACCAGAAGCTGGATGCTGTGGTGAAGTTGCCTTCGGGTGTCTTTAAGCCCTATGCGGGTGTATCGACTGCGATTTTGTTTTTTACGAAGACGAATTCGGGTGGCACTGATGAGGTGTGGTTCTTTGATGTTGAGGCTGATGGGTTCAGCTTGGATGATAAGCGTAACCCCGTTGAGGCTAATGACCTGCCGGAGGTTTTGAAGCGCTGGGCTAACCGTGATGGGGCTGAGCGTGAGCGGGCCCGCACGGAGAAGTCTTTTACTGTTCCGAAGAGTGAGATTGTGGAGCAGGGCTATGACCTCTCCATCAACCGCTATAAGGAGCTGGTTTTTGAAGAGGTGGCCTACCGCTCCCCTGAGGAGATTATTGCGGAGCTGGAACAGACCCAGCGCGAAATTGGCGAGCACATCGAGCAGCTGAAGAAGGTGATGGGGCTGTGA
- a CDS encoding nucleotidyltransferase domain-containing protein, which yields MSHLEQERISGLCEQYGVARLEVFGSVAKGLATDASDIDIHYTMKPGRRMSWDIDDLATALGEVFGGKVDLVARKYVHPLLA from the coding sequence ATCTCACATCTTGAGCAGGAACGAATCAGCGGGCTGTGTGAACAGTACGGTGTAGCTAGGCTTGAGGTTTTTGGGTCTGTGGCTAAGGGACTTGCTACGGACGCTAGCGACATAGACATCCATTACACCATGAAACCTGGTAGACGCATGAGCTGGGACATTGATGACCTGGCTACAGCCTTGGGGGAGGTGTTTGGGGGCAAGGTTGATTTGGTGGCCCGGAAGTACGTCCACCCGCTTCTGGCGTAA
- a CDS encoding exonuclease domain-containing protein, giving the protein MVASLVDFVALDFETANASRASACAVGLTVVRKGQVVETLSWLVKPHESVADFHPLNVSIHGITPQMVEADGLGWVETSQKMKEIIGDLPVVAHNSGFDRSVWNHANKVAGIDELAPDFYCTLSLSRRLSKTGVLEGLEEHRLDVLAEFFGLEQLHHHDAGEDSLMAALVALRLVELVGASSVEGAWGGPTSSGMIRTDRVPVPRKVRRNNVPSVVPVAPAPEGIAGETFTLTGGLDAMTREECWAAIEAAGGLIAKSVTKKTTVLVIGAGAEESMPPLLGENRKELKAISLIEAGQRIAVIGEPDLLALLSEN; this is encoded by the coding sequence GTGGTTGCCTCTCTTGTTGATTTTGTAGCCCTTGATTTTGAAACTGCTAATGCGAGCCGGGCTTCGGCTTGTGCGGTAGGCCTGACGGTGGTGAGGAAGGGCCAGGTTGTAGAGACTCTTTCTTGGCTGGTGAAGCCTCATGAGTCTGTTGCTGATTTTCACCCCTTGAATGTGAGTATTCACGGTATTACCCCGCAGATGGTTGAAGCTGATGGTCTGGGATGGGTTGAGACCAGTCAGAAGATGAAGGAGATCATTGGTGATTTGCCGGTGGTTGCCCATAATTCAGGCTTTGACCGGTCTGTGTGGAATCATGCCAATAAGGTTGCTGGTATTGATGAGTTAGCTCCTGATTTTTATTGCACATTGAGCTTGTCTCGTAGGTTGAGTAAGACTGGTGTACTTGAAGGTTTGGAAGAGCACCGTCTTGATGTTCTTGCTGAATTTTTTGGCCTGGAGCAACTTCATCACCATGATGCTGGTGAGGATTCCTTGATGGCAGCTTTGGTTGCTTTGCGGTTGGTTGAACTTGTAGGTGCTTCTTCGGTTGAGGGCGCTTGGGGCGGACCAACTAGTTCAGGCATGATTCGTACTGACCGCGTTCCGGTGCCTCGTAAGGTACGACGAAATAACGTTCCGTCTGTTGTTCCGGTGGCTCCTGCGCCGGAGGGAATCGCAGGGGAAACTTTTACCTTGACTGGTGGGCTTGACGCTATGACCCGTGAGGAATGTTGGGCTGCAATTGAGGCTGCTGGTGGTCTTATTGCTAAATCGGTGACGAAGAAAACCACTGTCTTGGTGATTGGTGCCGGGGCTGAGGAAAGCATGCCGCCTTTGTTGGGTGAAAACCGTAAGGAACTTAAGGCTATTTCTTTGATTGAAGCTGGTCAGCGGATCGCAGTGATTGGGGAGCCTGATTTGTTGGCACTGTTAAGCGAAAACTAG
- a CDS encoding MerR family transcriptional regulator: MKDQETLYTVGEVAQALGVTVRTLHHWESLGLVAPAERTWSNYRLYAPNDIATLQRILIYRATGMKLTDIKDALASSSTSMEHLRRQRQALMDQQQQLSAMVAAIDTLMENEMTNKKLTLTDIGEILGNANFAGYQAEAEERYAGTDDWAISQQRTATWNHEDWAGTRIALLR, translated from the coding sequence ATGAAGGATCAAGAAACCCTATACACGGTAGGGGAAGTAGCACAGGCGCTCGGTGTCACGGTGCGAACCCTGCACCACTGGGAATCCCTCGGGCTCGTTGCCCCTGCTGAGCGTACCTGGTCGAATTATCGGCTTTACGCTCCCAACGATATTGCGACCCTGCAAAGGATCCTCATCTACCGAGCAACCGGCATGAAACTCACCGACATTAAAGATGCCCTGGCCAGTAGCTCAACCAGTATGGAGCACCTCCGCAGGCAACGCCAGGCTCTCATGGACCAGCAACAGCAGCTTTCAGCTATGGTCGCTGCTATCGACACCCTCATGGAGAACGAAATGACGAACAAGAAACTCACCCTCACCGACATCGGTGAAATCCTTGGCAATGCCAACTTCGCCGGCTACCAGGCCGAAGCTGAGGAACGCTACGCCGGTACGGACGACTGGGCTATCAGCCAGCAGCGCACCGCCACCTGGAATCATGAGGACTGGGCAGGTACAAGAATCGCGCTGCTGAGATAG
- a CDS encoding TipAS antibiotic-recognition domain-containing protein, producing the protein MRRSLPIDSTEAGELVRAHRQLLSEFFPVTPAKHYLISRGYVTDERFTSYYESQQPGLAQWLADAIEAESQRVGVDLANPTWD; encoded by the coding sequence GTGCGCCGCAGCCTACCAATAGACAGCACCGAGGCGGGCGAGCTCGTCCGCGCCCACCGTCAGCTGCTGAGCGAGTTCTTCCCCGTCACCCCCGCCAAGCACTACCTTATCTCTCGCGGTTACGTTACGGATGAGCGGTTCACCAGCTACTACGAGTCCCAGCAGCCGGGCCTGGCTCAGTGGCTGGCCGACGCCATCGAAGCCGAGTCCCAACGGGTCGGAGTGGACCTGGCTAACCCCACCTGGGACTAA
- a CDS encoding DUF664 domain-containing protein, which produces MKIPFTDPPLTGSEKELVLGYIRFQQEVFLRKLQGADGTWLGESVLATPLHPTNMTLAGMAGHLWFVEDYWREEILLGRSLPEPWASFDWEQDADADWHLPLPLPQVLENLQASMEATRELLAERNWDDLSEGALKDGTRFSYRWVALHLIEEWGRHLGHADLLRENIDGETGD; this is translated from the coding sequence ATGAAAATTCCCTTTACAGACCCGCCCCTGACCGGCTCCGAAAAAGAGCTGGTGCTCGGTTATATCCGTTTTCAGCAGGAGGTATTCCTGCGCAAACTCCAGGGCGCGGACGGCACCTGGCTGGGTGAGAGCGTCCTTGCAACTCCCTTGCACCCCACCAACATGACTCTAGCCGGTATGGCTGGGCACCTCTGGTTCGTTGAGGACTACTGGCGGGAAGAAATCCTACTCGGTCGTAGCCTACCTGAGCCATGGGCGTCTTTCGATTGGGAGCAGGATGCGGACGCCGACTGGCACCTGCCCCTTCCCCTGCCTCAGGTTCTAGAGAACCTACAGGCCAGCATGGAAGCTACACGGGAACTGCTAGCTGAACGCAACTGGGATGACCTCAGCGAAGGTGCCCTGAAAGATGGCACCCGCTTTAGCTACCGCTGGGTCGCCCTGCACCTCATTGAAGAGTGGGGCAGGCATCTGGGCCATGCCGACCTGCTCCGAGAGAATATTGACGGAGAAACCGGCGACTAA
- a CDS encoding type II toxin-antitoxin system Phd/YefM family antitoxin: MTTTTGTAEFRQNLGHYFDEVQREPVAIESRGRRRAVLVSPVFFDQALEALEDKLDTAKARQARQAADEIPFDQLMDELGIKLS, translated from the coding sequence ATGACAACGACTACCGGAACAGCAGAATTTCGCCAGAACCTCGGCCACTACTTTGACGAAGTGCAGCGAGAGCCCGTTGCTATCGAAAGCAGAGGCCGCCGCCGAGCCGTCCTTGTCTCCCCCGTCTTTTTCGATCAAGCGCTCGAAGCACTTGAAGACAAACTTGATACTGCTAAAGCCCGTCAAGCTCGCCAAGCAGCAGACGAAATCCCCTTTGACCAGCTCATGGATGAGCTCGGCATCAAGCTCTCATGA
- a CDS encoding FAD-dependent oxidoreductase, with protein sequence MMEQLTVDVLVIGFGKAGKTIAMKRAAAGDRVALVEQDPAMYGGTCINIGCVPTKFLLEQTHLHREFTEARDDRNTFIDRLNAANQKMVEDKGVLLLDGAARFLDSSTVQVGEQVQVSASTIIINTGASSDVEVGGRVHDSTSIQQLEHTPASLAIIGGGPIGLEFATMFSGFGSRVTMYKGEGDFLPALDRHIAQAVREHLENQGITIVDQRISVEQAAEQLDDEAILVATGRRPVVAGLDLEAAGVKYTEKGIEVDEHCRTSVEGIYAVGDVTGAPQFTYASYDDHRIVLSHRWGDGTRTRTGRLLPTTTFIDPPLSTVGLTAEAAGRDYKVEVRESKIADLAIVPRPKIMGQPEGIAQFVVEKESNQILGATLWCIDSQELINTVALAMVQKIPAAAVGEGIYTHPSTSEVFNALLA encoded by the coding sequence ATGATGGAACAGCTCACCGTCGATGTACTGGTGATTGGTTTTGGCAAGGCAGGAAAGACCATTGCGATGAAGCGGGCTGCTGCCGGCGATAGGGTAGCACTGGTGGAACAAGACCCGGCCATGTACGGCGGTACCTGCATCAATATTGGTTGTGTGCCCACTAAGTTCCTGCTGGAGCAGACCCACCTGCACCGGGAATTTACTGAGGCCCGCGATGACCGCAATACTTTCATCGACCGCTTGAACGCCGCTAACCAGAAGATGGTGGAAGACAAGGGAGTGCTGCTTCTAGACGGCGCTGCCAGGTTCCTTGATTCTTCTACTGTTCAGGTGGGGGAGCAGGTGCAGGTGAGCGCCTCGACCATCATTATTAACACCGGGGCCAGCTCGGATGTTGAGGTGGGCGGACGCGTGCACGACTCCACCAGCATTCAGCAGCTAGAGCACACCCCGGCGTCCCTGGCCATTATTGGCGGCGGGCCGATTGGTCTTGAGTTCGCCACCATGTTTTCGGGCTTCGGTAGCCGGGTGACCATGTACAAGGGCGAGGGGGACTTCCTGCCCGCCCTCGACCGGCACATCGCCCAGGCGGTGCGCGAGCACCTGGAGAATCAGGGCATTACAATCGTTGATCAGCGTATCTCAGTGGAGCAGGCCGCCGAGCAGCTTGACGATGAGGCTATTCTGGTGGCGACCGGACGCCGTCCTGTAGTTGCCGGGCTTGACCTTGAGGCTGCCGGGGTCAAGTACACCGAGAAGGGAATCGAGGTCGATGAACACTGCCGTACCAGCGTGGAGGGTATCTACGCAGTCGGGGACGTAACCGGCGCACCCCAGTTCACCTACGCGTCCTATGATGACCACCGCATTGTGCTGTCGCACCGCTGGGGCGATGGAACCCGAACCCGCACCGGCCGTCTGCTGCCTACCACCACCTTTATTGACCCGCCGCTCTCAACCGTGGGTCTGACCGCCGAGGCTGCTGGGCGTGACTACAAGGTTGAGGTGCGCGAGTCAAAAATTGCTGACCTGGCGATTGTGCCCCGCCCCAAGATCATGGGTCAGCCTGAGGGTATCGCCCAGTTCGTGGTAGAGAAGGAGAGCAACCAGATTCTGGGTGCCACCCTCTGGTGCATTGATTCCCAGGAGCTAATCAACACGGTAGCCCTGGCCATGGTCCAGAAGATTCCGGCTGCTGCGGTCGGTGAGGGCATTTATACCCACCCCTCGACCTCCGAGGTGTTCAACGCGCTGCTGGCTTAG
- a CDS encoding metal-sulfur cluster assembly factor, with product MSEAPAGAPSQEAIEEALMNVIDPELGVNIVDLGLLYGMRWNDEGALVLDMTLTTAACPLQDVIEEQVQQNLETMIDEWHVNWVWMPPWGPERITEDGRDQMRALGFNI from the coding sequence ATGTCAGAAGCCCCCGCTGGTGCCCCCAGCCAAGAGGCCATTGAAGAGGCTCTCATGAACGTGATTGACCCCGAACTGGGTGTCAACATCGTTGACCTGGGCCTGCTCTACGGTATGCGCTGGAATGACGAAGGCGCCCTCGTGCTTGACATGACCCTGACCACCGCCGCCTGCCCCCTGCAGGACGTCATCGAGGAACAGGTTCAGCAGAACCTGGAAACCATGATTGATGAGTGGCATGTGAACTGGGTTTGGATGCCCCCGTGGGGCCCCGAGCGCATCACCGAGGACGGCCGCGACCAGATGCGCGCCCTCGGCTTCAACATCTAA
- the sufC gene encoding Fe-S cluster assembly ATPase SufC, with the protein MATLEIKDLHVSVILDDENTKPILKGVNLTINSGEIHAIMGPNGSGKSTLASTIAGHPKYQIDSGEILLDGEDVTEMSVDERARAGLFLAMQYPVEIPGVTMSNFLRSAKTAVDGEAPALRTWTKDVKAAMENLSIDPAFISRNVNEGFSGGEKKRHEILQLELLKPKFGILDETDSGLDVDALKVVSEGVNRAHQANDMGVMLITHYTRILRYIKPQFVHVFVDGKMVDQGGSELADRLEEEGYERYLAAK; encoded by the coding sequence ATGGCAACCCTTGAAATCAAGGACCTCCACGTCTCCGTTATTCTGGACGACGAAAACACCAAGCCCATCCTCAAGGGCGTTAACCTCACCATCAACTCCGGTGAAATCCACGCCATCATGGGCCCCAACGGCTCCGGTAAGTCCACCCTGGCCTCTACCATCGCCGGCCACCCCAAGTACCAGATTGACTCCGGTGAGATCCTGCTCGACGGTGAAGATGTCACCGAGATGTCCGTCGACGAGCGCGCCCGCGCCGGCCTCTTCCTGGCTATGCAGTACCCCGTCGAAATCCCCGGCGTCACCATGAGCAACTTCCTGCGTTCAGCCAAGACCGCTGTTGACGGCGAAGCTCCCGCCCTGCGCACCTGGACCAAGGACGTCAAGGCAGCTATGGAGAACCTCTCTATCGACCCCGCCTTCATCTCCCGTAACGTCAACGAAGGCTTCTCCGGCGGCGAAAAGAAGCGCCACGAAATCCTGCAGCTGGAACTGCTCAAGCCCAAGTTCGGTATTCTCGATGAGACCGACTCCGGCCTGGACGTCGATGCTCTCAAGGTTGTTTCTGAGGGCGTCAACCGCGCTCACCAGGCTAACGACATGGGCGTTATGCTGATTACCCACTACACCCGCATCCTGCGCTACATCAAGCCCCAGTTCGTTCACGTTTTCGTGGACGGCAAGATGGTAGACCAGGGTGGCTCCGAGCTCGCTGACCGTCTTGAAGAAGAAGGCTACGAGCGCTACCTGGCTGCTAAGTAG
- the sufD gene encoding Fe-S cluster assembly protein SufD, producing the protein MANAENQGHNNPAIPGMDQEGEKLATELATDDTIRVSKHNTDKVEIDGSRAERKTSYKVEDFAALTGREEDWRFTPLKRLGGLHTDELTGAAPAVEVNVPAGVKVETIARDDARIGSAGIPEDRVAANAWSTFSEATAITVPAEAELEGQIEVAINGTHKDAAAQHLFIETKPFSKAVVVLRHTGSAVLSQNVEFKVGDSSSLTVITVQQWEDDAIHASAQYAALGRDAKFKHVNISLGGDLVRVTPSTKFTAPGAETEMYGLYFVDAGQHIENRLFVAHTEPNCKSRVTYKGALQGKGAHSVWVGDVLIGKDAEGTDTYELNRNLILEDGPRADSVPNLEIETGLIEGAGHASTTGQLDEQHLWYLQARGIPEAEARRLVVRGFLNEIIQQIRIPELEEQLTDALEAELAISNN; encoded by the coding sequence ATGGCTAACGCAGAAAACCAGGGTCACAACAACCCCGCGATTCCCGGTATGGACCAGGAAGGTGAGAAGCTCGCAACCGAGCTGGCCACCGACGACACCATCCGCGTCTCAAAGCACAACACCGACAAGGTCGAGATTGACGGCTCCCGCGCCGAACGCAAGACCTCCTACAAGGTTGAAGACTTCGCTGCCCTCACCGGCCGCGAAGAAGACTGGCGTTTCACCCCGCTCAAGCGCCTGGGCGGTCTGCACACCGATGAACTCACCGGTGCTGCCCCCGCCGTAGAGGTCAACGTGCCTGCCGGCGTCAAGGTTGAGACCATAGCCCGTGACGACGCCCGCATCGGCTCAGCAGGTATTCCCGAGGACCGTGTAGCGGCCAACGCCTGGAGCACCTTCTCCGAGGCAACCGCCATTACCGTTCCCGCCGAAGCTGAACTGGAAGGCCAGATTGAGGTTGCTATCAACGGCACCCACAAGGACGCCGCAGCCCAGCACCTCTTCATCGAGACCAAACCCTTCTCTAAAGCCGTTGTCGTGCTACGCCACACCGGCTCAGCCGTGCTCTCCCAGAACGTTGAATTCAAGGTGGGTGACTCGTCCTCCCTGACCGTCATCACCGTTCAGCAGTGGGAGGACGACGCGATTCACGCCTCAGCCCAGTACGCTGCTCTGGGTCGCGATGCCAAGTTCAAGCACGTCAACATCTCCCTCGGTGGCGACCTGGTGCGCGTCACCCCCTCCACCAAGTTCACCGCCCCCGGCGCTGAAACCGAGATGTACGGCCTCTACTTTGTCGATGCCGGCCAGCACATTGAGAACCGTCTCTTTGTTGCCCACACCGAGCCCAACTGCAAGTCCCGCGTCACCTACAAGGGTGCCCTGCAGGGCAAGGGCGCACACTCGGTATGGGTAGGCGATGTGCTCATCGGTAAGGACGCAGAAGGTACCGACACCTACGAGCTCAACCGCAACCTGATTCTCGAAGACGGCCCCCGCGCTGACTCCGTGCCCAACCTGGAAATCGAAACCGGCCTCATCGAAGGCGCCGGCCACGCCTCCACCACCGGTCAGCTCGACGAGCAGCACCTCTGGTACCTGCAGGCCCGCGGTATTCCCGAGGCTGAAGCCCGCCGCCTGGTCGTCCGCGGCTTCCTCAACGAGATTATTCAGCAGATTCGCATCCCCGAGCTCGAAGAACAGCTCACCGATGCCCTCGAAGCTGAACTCGCGATTTCCAACAACTAA
- the sufB gene encoding Fe-S cluster assembly protein SufB yields the protein MTEQVERTANNTVISEILEANPELEGIGTYEYGWADSDEAGQAAKRGLDEDVVRDISAKKNEPEWMLDLRLKALKFFDRKPMPTWGADLSDIDFDNIKYFVRSTERQAETWEELPEDIRNTYEKLGIPEAERNRLVAGVAAQYESEVVYHQIREDLEAQGVIFLDTDTALKEHPEFFEEYFGSVIPAGDNKFAALNTAVWSGGSFVYVPPGVHVEIPLQAYFRINTENMGQFERTLIIADEGSYVHYIEGCTAPIYKTDSLHSAVVEIVVKKNARVRYTTIQNWSNNVYNLVTKRAIAHEGATMEWIDGNIGSKVTQKYPAVYMVGEHAKGETLSIAFAGEGQHQDTGSKMVHIAPNTSSTIVSKSVARNGGRAAYRGLVQVREGASHAKSSVVCDALLVDTISRSDTYPYVDIREDDVTMGHEATVSRVSEEQLFYLQQRGLPEDEAMAMIVRGFVEPIARELPMEYALELNRLIELQMEGSVG from the coding sequence ATGACTGAACAGGTTGAGCGCACCGCCAACAACACCGTCATTTCAGAAATTCTGGAGGCAAACCCCGAACTCGAAGGTATCGGTACCTACGAGTACGGCTGGGCTGACTCCGATGAAGCAGGCCAGGCTGCAAAGCGTGGTCTTGACGAAGATGTCGTGCGCGACATTTCAGCCAAGAAGAACGAACCCGAATGGATGCTGGACCTTCGCCTGAAGGCCCTCAAGTTCTTCGACCGCAAGCCCATGCCCACCTGGGGTGCAGACCTCTCGGACATCGACTTCGACAACATCAAGTACTTCGTCCGCTCCACCGAGCGCCAGGCCGAAACCTGGGAAGAACTGCCCGAAGACATCCGCAACACCTACGAGAAGCTCGGCATCCCCGAAGCAGAACGTAACCGCCTGGTCGCCGGCGTTGCCGCCCAGTACGAGTCAGAGGTTGTCTACCACCAGATCCGCGAGGACCTCGAAGCCCAGGGCGTTATCTTCCTGGACACCGACACGGCCCTCAAGGAGCACCCCGAATTCTTCGAAGAATACTTCGGCTCCGTCATCCCTGCCGGTGACAACAAGTTCGCCGCCCTGAACACCGCTGTATGGTCAGGTGGCTCCTTCGTTTACGTACCCCCGGGAGTTCACGTAGAGATTCCCCTGCAGGCCTACTTCCGCATTAACACCGAGAACATGGGTCAGTTCGAGCGTACGCTCATCATCGCGGACGAGGGCTCCTACGTTCACTACATCGAAGGCTGCACCGCCCCCATCTACAAGACCGACTCACTGCACTCAGCAGTGGTTGAAATCGTGGTCAAGAAGAACGCCCGCGTTCGCTACACAACCATTCAGAACTGGTCGAACAACGTCTACAACCTGGTGACCAAGCGCGCCATCGCCCACGAGGGTGCCACCATGGAATGGATCGACGGCAACATCGGCTCTAAGGTTACCCAGAAGTACCCCGCTGTTTACATGGTCGGTGAGCACGCCAAGGGTGAGACCCTCTCCATCGCTTTCGCAGGCGAGGGCCAGCACCAGGACACCGGTTCCAAGATGGTCCACATCGCCCCCAATACCTCATCCACCATCGTGTCCAAGTCTGTGGCTCGTAACGGTGGCCGTGCCGCCTACCGCGGCCTGGTCCAGGTGCGCGAGGGTGCCTCCCACGCTAAGAGCTCGGTGGTCTGTGACGCCCTGCTGGTCGACACCATCTCCCGCTCAGATACCTACCCCTACGTAGATATCCGCGAGGACGACGTCACCATGGGCCACGAGGCAACCGTCTCCCGCGTTTCAGAAGAACAGCTCTTCTACCTGCAGCAGCGCGGTCTGCCCGAAGACGAAGCTATGGCCATGATTGTGCGCGGCTTCGTGGAGCCCATCGCCCGCGAGCTGCCCATGGAATACGCGCTTGAACTCAACCGCCTGATCGAACTCCAGATGGAAGGATCCGTAGGCTAA